The following coding sequences are from one Arachis hypogaea cultivar Tifrunner chromosome 7, arahy.Tifrunner.gnm2.J5K5, whole genome shotgun sequence window:
- the LOC112765445 gene encoding uncharacterized protein encodes MGVTLKQVIKNLDAFPRAEEHLLHKTQSGALVSVIGIVIMATLFLHELGYYLSTYTVHQMSVDLKRGENLPIHINMTFPSLPCDVLSVDAIDMSGKHEVDLDTNIWKLRLNSYGHIIGTEYISDLVEKEHTHHKHDHDKDHHEDSEQKIHLQTLDESTENTIKKVKQALTDGEGCRVYGTLDVQRVAGNFHISVHGLNIYVAQMIFGGAKNVNVSHIIHDLSFGPEYPGIHNPLDDTTRILHDTSGTFKYYIKVVPTEYRYISKEVVPTNQFSVTEYFSPMKDHDRTWPAVYFLYDLSPITVTIKEERRSFLHFITRLCAVLGGTFAVTGMLDRWMYRLMETITKPKAKTSVSR; translated from the exons ATGGGTGTCACTTTGAAGCAAGTGATTAAGAACCTTGACGCCTTCCCCCGCGCCGAAGAGCATTTGTTGCATAAAACTCAATCTGGGGCTCTCG TTTCCGTGATTGGTATAGTTATAATGGCCACCTTATTCCTGCATGAGCTCGGTTATTATCTTTCAACCTACACTGTCCATCAG ATGTCAGTTGACTTGAAACGTGGAGAAAATCTTCCCATTCACATAAATATGACTTTTCCTTCTTTACCCTGTGATG TTTTGAGTGTAGATGCCATTGATATGTCAGGCAAGCATGAGGTTGATCTTGATACAAACATATGGAAA CTTCGCCTGAACAGTTATGGCCATATAATTGGCACTGAATATATATCGGATCTTGTCGAAAAGGAGCATACTCATCATAAGCACG ATCATGATAAAGATCATCATGAAGATTCAGAGCAAAAGATTCATTTACAAACCTTAGATGAATCCACGGAAAATACGATCAAGAAGGTGAAGCAAGCATTAACAGATGGAGAAGGATGTAGG GTTTATGGCACTTTAGATGTTCAAAGAGTTGCAGGAAATTTCCATATTTCAGTTCATGGGCTAAATATATATGTTGCTCAAATG ATTTTTGGAGGAGCAAAGAATGTGAATGTCAGTCATATTATTCATGACTTGTCATTTGGCCCCGAATATCCTGGAATTCACAACCCACTTGATGATACAACGAGGATTTTGCATGACACAAGTGGaacatttaaatattatattaag GTTGTTCCTACAGAATATAGATACATCTCAAAAGAAGTTGTACCAACTAATCAGTTCTCAGTTACAGAATACTTTTCACCCATGAAAGACCACGATAGGACTTGGCCAG CTGTCTACTTTCTGTATGATCTATCACCTATTACTGTGACAATCAAAGAAGAGCGACGCagttttcttcatttcattaCTCGGCTTTGTGCAGTGTTGGGTGGAACCTTTGCTGTAACAG GGATGCTGGACCGCTGGATGTACCGTCTTATGGAAACTATAACTAAGCCCAAGGCCAAAACAAGTGTATCACGATAA
- the LOC112765571 gene encoding uncharacterized protein codes for MREKPVKLICKLCLEIKLKEKKRKTGEAAHGVCKVKKKQRKKCGESWEKWKDHIHKARKSQVEVGGVTGLQPELQTAAADSFSDHPLHRLQTCAANANEKGDKASLIPHSRRPALPSLQIPPWSLDAALSSFAKTDGPSLSSPISASTSTSSRGLPPRPNSARVRPSMRSIIPQGNFRARTSPRDAERTVLIVPDTTLSNALLDKPSTSRTLSLNGKGSFSPLSKVAHSLPVTPIASLGQESVHGRHLGCASDLNTMVVKQHITRSLSVPVDAKATKLRCTQSRVLIRIISARRHLATVDGTSTGDASVMEIAIEDATADIPEEEAVCRICLAELGEGENTLKMECSCKGDLALAHQDCAVKWFSIKGNRTCDVCKQDVQNLPVTLLKIYDRQPPARQPPNVPQPREIAYYRIWNDIPVLVLISMLAYFCFLEQLLVSDLGPRALAIALPFSCVLGLLTSMIASTMVSRSYVWAYACFQFAILILFAHVFFNMLNVNPILSILLSSFIGFGMTISMNCLLSEYVRWRANRQNQTPNENGNSLEQQHQEQIEQQEQHR; via the exons ATGAGAGAAAAACCAGTCAAAT TAATTTGTAAGTTATGTTTGGAAATAAAactgaaggaaaaaaaaaggaagactGGAGAGGCAGCGCATGGGGTGTGTAAAGTGAAGAAGAAGCAAAGAAAGAAATGTGGAGAGAGCTGGGAGAAGTGGAAGGATCATATTCATAAAGCTCGTAAGTCGCAAGTTGAAGTTGGCGG AGTTACAGGTTTGCAGCCTGAGCTTCAAACTGCTGCTGCTGATTCCTTCTCAGATCATCCTCTTCATCGCCTCCAG ACATGTGCTGCAAATGCAAATGAAAAAGGTGACAAGGCTTCCTTGATTCCTCACTCCAGACGGCCTGCACTCCCCTCTCTGCAAATACCCCCATGGTCACTAGATGCCGCATTATCTTCTTTCGCAAAGACGGATGGTCCTTCCCTCTCCAGTCCCATTTCTGCTTCCACATCCACCTCTTCTAGAGGACTTCCGCCAAGGCCAAATTCGGCCAGAGTCAGGCCTTCCATGAGAAGTATAATTCCTCAAGGGAACTTCAGGGCCAGAACCAGTCCCCGCGATGCTGAAAGGACGGTTCTCATTGTTCCTGATACTACCCTGTCAAATGCACTTTTGGATAAGCCTTCTACTTCAAGGACCCTCTCTCTTAATGGTAAAGGTTCATTCTCTCCATTGTCAAAGGTTGCCCACTCATTACCGGTTACTCCAATTGCATCTTTGGGTCAAGAAAGTGTACATGGCAGACATCTGGGATGTGCTTCTGATTTAAAT ACAATGGTTGTCAAGCAGCATATAACTCGATCACTTTCGGTTCCAGTTGATGCCAAAGCCACCAAATTGAGGTGCACTCAGTCTAGGGTCTTGATTCGTATCATTTCAGCCAGGCGGCATCTTGCAACTGTTGATGGAACTTCAACTGGTGATGCTTCAGTCATGGAGATTG CTATTGAGGATGCTACAGCAGATATTCCAGAGGAAGAAGCAGTTTGTAGGATTTGTTTGGCAGAGCTCGGGGAAGGAGAAAATACGCTTAAGATGGAATGCAGTTGTAAAGGTGATCTTGCGCTTGCTCATCAAGACTGTGCAGTAAAGTGGTTTAGTATTAAGGGCAACAGGACCTGTGATGTCTGCAAGCAGGATGTTCAAAACCTCCCGGTAACACTATTGAAAATTTATGATCGTCAACCCCCTGCCAGACAGCCACCAAATGTGCCACAACCAAGGGAAATAGCTTATTACAG GATCTGGAATGATATACCTGTACTTGTCTTGATTAGCATGCTTGCTTACTTCTGCTTTTTGGAGCAACTACTG GTTTCAGATTTGGGTCCTCGAGCTCTCGCAATTGCATTACCTTTCTCCTGTGTTTTGGGTCTCCTAACATCTATGATTGCGTCAACCATGG TGAGCAGGAGTTACGTATGGGCTTATGCTTGCTTCCAGTTCGCAATTCTCATCTTGTTTGCTCACGTATTTTTTAATATG CTTAATGTCAATCCAATTCTGTCGATCCTCCTTTCCTCATTCATTGGATTCGGGATGACAATAAGCATGAATTGTCTCCTTTCGGAATATGTTAGATGGAGAGCAAATAGGCAGAATCAAACACCCAATGAGAATGGTAACAGTCTAGAGCAGCAGCATCAAGAACAAATAGAGCAACAAGAGCAACATCGATGA
- the LOC112765444 gene encoding CMP-sialic acid transporter 4, with translation MEYRKIRDEGDDKETGIEDVESLREKSVLLSGAVLDNRLASVGETKTDSHRAKAKWKLKSVVTLALTILTSSQAILIVWSKRAGKYEYSVTTANFLVETLKCAISLVALARIWKKEGVTEDNRLSTTLDEVIVYPIPAALYLVKNLLQYYIFAYVDAPGYQILKNLNIISTGVLYRIILKKRLSEIQWAAFILLTAGCTTAQLNSNSDRVLQTPFQGWVMAIVMALLSGFAGVYTEAIIKKRPSRNINVQNFWLYIFGMGFNAIAILVQDFDAVMNKGFLHGYSPITVLMIFNHALSGIAVSMVMKYADNIVKVYSTSVAMLLTAVVSVYLFGFHLSLAFFLGTTVVSVAIYLHSAGKMQR, from the exons ATGGAGTACAGGAAAATCAGGGATGAG GGTGATGATAAGGAGACCGGCATCGAGGACGTTGAGAGTTTACGTGAAAAATCGGTTTTGTTGTCCGGTGCAG TCCTAGACAACCGTTTGGCCTCCGTGGGAGAAACCAAAACCGATAGCCACAGGGCGAAAGCAAAGTGGAAACTCAA GTCAGTTGTTACACTTGCATTGACTATTCTTACTAGTTCGCAAGCCATTCTAATCGTTTGGTCCAAGAGAGCTGGCAAGTACGAGTATAGTGTAACCACCGCAAACTTTCTG GTGGAGACTTTAAAATGTGCTATATCCCTTGTGGCCCTTGCAAGAATATGGAAAAAGGAAGGTGTCACCGAGGACAATCG GTTGAGCACCACATTAGATGAAGTTATAGTGTATCCCATTCCAGCAGCACTTTACCTTGTCAAAAATTTGCTTCAG TATTACATTTTTGCATATGTAGATGCTCCTGGCTATCAGATATTAAAAAACTTGAATATTATCAGTACAGGTGTTCTCTACCGAATTATACTCAAGAAGAG GTTAAGTGAGATTCAATGGGCTGCTTTTATTCTACTGACTGCTGGTTGCACTACAGCCCAGTTGAATTCAAA TTCTGATCGTGTTCTTCAAACTCCCTTTCAAGGTTGGGTGATGGCAATT gTAATGGCACTCTTGAGTGGTTTTGCAGGAGTATATACCGAG GCTATTATTAAGAAGCGCCCTTCACGAAACATAAACGTTCAGAACTTCTGGCTTTATATCTTTGGCATGGGCTTCAATGCTATTGCAATACTGGTTCAAGATTTTGATGCTGTGATGAACAA GGGATTCCTCCATGGATATTCGCCCATTACTGTTCTCATGATTTTCAATCATGCACTCAG TGGAATTGCTGTATCGATGGTGATGAAGTATGCTGACAATATTGTGAAG GTGTACTCTACTTCGGTGGCAATGCTTCTTACGGCAGTAGTTTCTGTCTACCTTTTCGGATTTCATCTCTCCCTTGCATTTTTCCTTGGTACAAC TGTTGTCTCTGTTGCGATTTATCTGCATTCTGCCGGGAAGATGCAAAGATAG
- the LOC112765449 gene encoding NADH dehydrogenase [ubiquinone] 1 beta subcomplex subunit 7: protein MEVPGSSKKMIATQEEMVEAKVPLAYRDQCAHLLIPLNKCRQAELYLPWKCENERHSYEKCQYELLMERMLQMQKIKERASLNHSQSKGAAFPVIPKTANA, encoded by the coding sequence ATGGAGGTTCCCGGTTCATCAAAGAAGATGATAGCGACGCAGGAGGAGATGGTGGAAGCGAAGGTTCCCCTTGCATACAGGGACCAGTGCGCACACCTCCTCATCCCTCTCAACAAGTGCCGCCAGGCCGAGCTCTACCTTCCATGGAAGTGCGAGAACGAGCGTCACTCCTACGAGAAGTGCCAGTACGAGCTCCTCATGGAGCGCATGCTTCAGATGCAGAAGATCAAGGAACGAGCCTCCCTTAATCACTCCCAATCCAAGGGCGCCGCCTTTCCCGTCATCCCTAAAACCGCCAATGCCTGA
- the LOC112765447 gene encoding uncharacterized protein: MSDANEWLQFYHQQNIPPPPNNSLLPSSVSDATAVATTSPQLGVNPEARVSKPIRRRSRASRRTPTTLLNTDTTNFRAMVQQFTGAPFPATPSTASGFPNMGLAFGSRSVHVNPNGLMLAPSASSLQQQQYMHMYGGNNSIMSSQVGERAPPNVSGEMMGQGEGGRFFPATSSS, encoded by the coding sequence ATGAGTGACGCCAATGAGTGGCTCCAATTCTACCACCAACAAAACATCCCACCGCCACCTAATAATTCTCTCCTTCCATCTTCTGTTTCCGACGCAACAGCCGTCGCAACCACCTCCCCCCAACTTGGGGTCAACCCGGAGGCCCGAGTGTCCAAGCCCATCCGCCGACGCTCCCGGGCTTCCAGGCGAACCCCCACCACCTTGCTCAACACAGACACCACCAACTTCCGGGCCATGGTGCAACAGTTCACGGGCGCACCTTTTCCGGCAACTCCGTCAACAGCATCGGGTTTCCCGAACATGGGTTTGGCGTTTGGGTCCCGGTCGGTTCATGTGAACCCAAATGGGCTCATGTTAGCCCCTTCTGCCTCCAGCTTGCAGCAGCAGCAGTACATGCATATGTATGGTGGTAATAACAGCATCATGAGCAGCCAAGTTGGAGAGAGAGCTCCTCCGAATGTTAGTGGAGAGATGATGGGTCAGGGTGAGGGAGGGCGTTTCTTCccagctacttcttcttcttaa